A segment of the Gemmatimonadota bacterium genome:
GGGGCAGGCTGCGGGGAGCCGCTAGTGCAGCTCGTCGCGCATGCGCTGGTAGGTGGCCTGGTCGATCTCGCCGCGGGCATAGCGCTCCTTGAGGATCTCCTCGGCGCGGCTCCTGCCCGGCTGTCGCTCGAGCCAGCCGCGGCCCTCGGCCACGCGATAGAGCAGCCAGAGCAGGAACACGATCGCGCCGATGACGACCGCCCAGAACAGCACCATGAGCAGCATCATGAGCCATCCCGCTCCCATCATCGTGTTCCCCATCCACTGATGCATGGCGTCTATCATCCTTCCCTCCCTGGGG
Coding sequences within it:
- a CDS encoding SHOCT domain-containing protein, which codes for MMGAGWLMMLLMVLFWAVVIGAIVFLLWLLYRVAEGRGWLERQPGRSRAEEILKERYARGEIDQATYQRMRDELH